One part of the Mariniflexile litorale genome encodes these proteins:
- a CDS encoding HNH endonuclease, with translation METRVQRIVRDTELSRSIKTLYNYKCQVCNIQIETSSGFYAEAAHIKPLGVPHNGPDSKNNLLCLCPNHHVMFDYGGFSILDDYTLIGLEGELSIHKEYLINKEFTKYHLDHFYDERNRGK, from the coding sequence ATTGAAACAAGAGTTCAGAGGATAGTACGGGATACGGAACTATCTAGATCAATTAAAACTCTTTATAATTATAAATGTCAAGTTTGTAATATACAAATAGAAACTTCATCTGGATTTTATGCTGAAGCTGCTCATATAAAACCGTTAGGAGTTCCTCATAACGGACCTGACTCTAAAAATAATCTTTTGTGTCTTTGTCCAAATCATCATGTAATGTTTGATTATGGAGGCTTTTCAATATTAGATGACTATACATTAATTGGGTTGGAAGGAGAATTATCAATCCACAAGGAATATCTAATAAATAAAGAATTTACAAAATATCATCTTGATCATTTTTATGATGAAAGAAACAGAGGAAAATAA
- a CDS encoding pseudouridine synthase, producing the protein MCNFGNSFFHPLENTLGIALPEKFTFPFYYEPHPLSVMAAKQLQEYLENQTDFIHNFGLKPNQNGLVIGKMFGVMVVKTAEGTLGYLTAFSGKLADSNHIKGFVPTVYNTLNEAGFYKKGETQLNAINAEIEILEQDPEYKTAQTNLINSKIAFAEELNTLKAKIKSEKQLRTQQREAAKLSMAAEVYAEFIETLNQQSIGYQIRLKHVKKDGEQRIQEAELHLNSLTQPIQELKTKRATLSASLQQRIHEQYQFLNAEGDTKDLLAIFKETTSPVPPAGSGECAAPKLFQYAYENNLKPICMAEFWWGASPKSEVRKHQQFYPSCRSKCEPILGHMMQGLLVDANPIETQIVFNQVLDIVYEDAYLLLVNKPHEFLSVPGKNIHESVLSRMKAYLPNATGPLLLHRLDMSTSGLLLVAKSKRVYKQLQKQFIERSIKKRYVAVLDGELLNMEGTVSLPLRVDLDNRPQQLVCYTHGKPATTHYEVVGIENGKTRIYFYPITGRTHQLRVHAAHSEGLQIPIVGDDLYGTKVNRLHLHAERISFTHPITKEELTVCCEVPF; encoded by the coding sequence ATGTGTAATTTTGGCAATTCATTTTTTCATCCATTAGAAAACACTTTGGGCATTGCTTTACCCGAAAAATTCACATTTCCGTTTTATTACGAGCCACATCCCTTGAGTGTAATGGCTGCAAAACAATTGCAAGAGTATTTAGAAAACCAAACCGATTTTATTCATAATTTCGGATTAAAACCCAATCAAAACGGACTGGTAATAGGTAAAATGTTTGGGGTTATGGTGGTTAAAACTGCTGAAGGTACTTTGGGATATTTAACTGCATTTTCAGGAAAATTGGCAGACAGCAATCATATAAAAGGTTTTGTACCTACGGTTTACAATACTTTAAATGAAGCTGGTTTTTATAAAAAGGGTGAAACGCAACTAAACGCTATTAATGCAGAGATTGAAATTTTGGAACAAGATCCAGAGTATAAAACAGCTCAAACAAACCTTATAAATAGTAAAATTGCTTTCGCGGAAGAACTAAACACACTTAAAGCCAAAATTAAATCGGAAAAGCAACTTAGAACCCAGCAACGTGAAGCTGCAAAACTGAGTATGGCTGCTGAAGTTTATGCGGAATTTATTGAAACTTTAAACCAACAAAGCATCGGGTATCAAATACGTTTAAAGCATGTAAAAAAAGATGGCGAACAGCGTATACAAGAAGCCGAGTTACATTTGAATAGCTTAACGCAGCCCATTCAAGAGTTGAAAACCAAGCGTGCAACTTTATCGGCATCGTTACAACAACGTATTCACGAGCAATATCAGTTTTTAAATGCCGAGGGAGATACGAAAGATTTACTTGCAATTTTTAAAGAGACTACATCACCTGTGCCACCAGCGGGTTCTGGAGAATGTGCAGCACCCAAGTTGTTTCAATATGCTTATGAAAACAATTTGAAACCTATTTGTATGGCGGAATTTTGGTGGGGTGCCTCACCAAAATCGGAAGTACGGAAACACCAACAGTTTTACCCTTCGTGTAGAAGTAAGTGCGAACCCATTTTAGGGCACATGATGCAAGGGTTGTTGGTGGATGCTAACCCCATTGAAACCCAAATTGTTTTTAATCAGGTCTTAGACATTGTTTATGAAGACGCCTATTTATTGTTGGTAAACAAACCTCACGAATTTTTATCGGTACCTGGAAAAAACATCCACGAATCGGTATTAAGTAGGATGAAAGCATATTTACCTAATGCTACCGGACCTTTGTTATTGCACAGGTTAGATATGTCTACTTCGGGTTTGTTATTGGTAGCCAAAAGTAAACGGGTGTATAAACAGTTGCAAAAGCAATTTATAGAACGTAGTATAAAAAAACGTTATGTCGCGGTGTTAGATGGTGAATTACTTAATATGGAAGGCACAGTAAGCTTGCCGTTACGTGTGGATTTAGATAACCGCCCCCAGCAACTGGTGTGCTACACTCATGGTAAACCAGCTACCACTCACTACGAAGTTGTTGGCATAGAAAACGGAAAAACCCGCATTTATTTTTACCCTATTACAGGGCGCACCCATCAATTACGTGTACATGCAGCCCATAGCGAAGGTTTACAAATACCTATTGTTGGAGACGATCTCTACGGCACTAAAGTCAACCGACTCCACTTACATGCGGAACGCATTAGTTTTACGCATCCTATTACTAAAGAAGAACTTACGGTTTGTTGTGAGGTGCCTTTTTGA
- a CDS encoding gamma-glutamylcyclotransferase family protein, with protein sequence MESEYLFVYGTLLKDFESYMSKFLEQNSEFVGAGYFNGNLYKISWYPGAVLSDKPSDKVYGHIFKIFNKEKTFKVLDDYEGIGDTGEHANEYTRTLIDAYLETNETVKTWMYSYNLPTTHLQHIPSGKYV encoded by the coding sequence ATGGAATCGGAGTATTTGTTCGTTTACGGCACGTTATTAAAAGACTTTGAGAGTTACATGTCTAAGTTTTTAGAACAAAACTCTGAGTTTGTGGGTGCAGGCTATTTTAATGGAAATCTTTATAAAATTTCGTGGTACCCAGGTGCTGTTTTAAGTGATAAACCTTCCGATAAAGTGTACGGGCATATTTTTAAAATCTTCAATAAAGAAAAAACCTTTAAAGTTTTAGACGATTATGAAGGCATTGGAGACACAGGTGAGCACGCTAACGAATACACACGCACCCTCATTGATGCCTATCTAGAAACTAATGAAACCGTAAAAACATGGATGTATAGTTATAATTTACCAACAACACATTTACAACACATTCCATCTGGTAAGTATGTGTAA
- the ytxJ gene encoding bacillithiol system redox-active protein YtxJ has product MGIFNKLFSGSTEEKKIKTLPWIPLTTLEQLQDIETKSNSKTQVIFKHSTRCGISRMVLKQFEADYHLTESHLDLYYLDLLNYREISNEIATKFKVLHESPQLLVVKNGEVEAYESHGGINSLDLSSFI; this is encoded by the coding sequence ATGGGTATATTTAATAAATTATTTAGTGGTTCAACCGAAGAAAAAAAAATTAAAACCTTACCGTGGATTCCATTAACCACATTGGAACAATTACAAGATATAGAAACAAAATCTAACAGCAAAACACAGGTTATTTTTAAGCATTCAACCCGATGTGGTATCAGTCGTATGGTGTTAAAACAATTTGAAGCAGATTACCATCTTACCGAAAGTCATCTGGATTTGTATTATTTAGATTTGTTGAATTACCGCGAGATTTCAAACGAAATAGCAACTAAATTTAAAGTTCTACACGAATCGCCACAGTTGTTGGTTGTGAAAAATGGGGAAGTGGAAGCTTATGAAAGTCACGGTGGTATTAATAGTTTAGATTTAAGTTCATTTATTTAA
- the clpB gene encoding ATP-dependent chaperone ClpB yields MNLNNYTIKSQEAIQQAQQIAQGFGHQQIENEHLFKGIFEVDENVLPFILKKLNVNINILEQALDKQLESFSKVTGSELMLSREANKTLNEAAIIAKKMKDDYVSVEHLIIAVFKSNSKIAQMLKDQGVTEKALTASINELRKGENVTSQSQEETYNALNKYAKNLNQLAKDGKLDPVIGRDEEIRRILQILSRRTKNNPILVGEPGTGKTAIAEGLAHRIIDGDIPENLKDKQIFALDMGALIAGAKYKGEFEERLKAVIKEVTTSEGDIVLFIDEIHTLVGAGGGQGAMDAANILKPALARGELRAIGATTLDEYQKYFEKDKALERRFQKVMVDEPDTESAISILRGIKEKYETHHKVRIKDEAIIGAVELSQRYITNRFLPDKAIDLMDEAAAKLRMEINSKPEELDVLDRKVMQLEIEIEAIKREKDESKLKVLRSDLANIKEQRNELNAKWKSEKEVVENIQNTKQNIENFKLEAERAERDGDYGKVAELRYGKIKEAQEQLEIFQTELEAKSENSLIKEEVTYDDIAEVVAKWTGIPVTKMLQSEREKLLKLEDELHKRVVGQEEAIEAVSDAVRRSRAGLQNPKKPIGTFLFLGTTGVGKTELAKALAEYLFDDESAMTRIDMSEYQERHAVSRLVGAPPGYVGYDEGGQLTEAVRRKPYSVVLLDEIEKAHPDTFNILLQVLDEGHLTDNKGRIADFKNTIIIMTSNIGSQIIQERFEATKDIDSAIEAAKVDVLALLKQSVRPEFLNRIDDTIMFTPLSKDNITAIVKLQLKGITKMIGQQGITFDATQEAITYLADKGYNPEYGARPVKRVIQKDVLNALSKEILAGKVTTDSIILLDAFDDKLVFRNQDELIKN; encoded by the coding sequence ATGAACTTAAATAATTATACCATAAAATCGCAAGAAGCCATACAGCAAGCACAACAAATTGCCCAAGGTTTTGGACATCAACAAATTGAAAACGAACACCTTTTTAAAGGGATTTTTGAAGTTGATGAAAACGTACTTCCATTCATTTTAAAAAAATTGAATGTAAACATTAACATCTTGGAACAGGCGCTAGATAAACAGTTAGAAAGTTTTTCTAAAGTAACTGGAAGCGAACTTATGTTGTCTCGTGAAGCTAATAAAACACTTAACGAAGCTGCTATAATCGCTAAAAAAATGAAAGATGATTATGTATCAGTAGAACATTTAATCATTGCTGTTTTTAAATCGAATAGTAAAATAGCACAAATGTTAAAAGATCAAGGTGTTACTGAAAAGGCGCTTACAGCCAGCATCAATGAATTACGCAAAGGTGAAAACGTAACTTCTCAAAGTCAAGAAGAAACCTATAATGCCTTAAATAAATATGCTAAAAATTTAAACCAACTTGCTAAAGATGGCAAACTAGACCCCGTTATTGGTCGTGACGAAGAAATTAGACGCATCCTTCAAATTTTATCACGTAGAACCAAAAACAACCCTATTTTAGTTGGGGAACCTGGTACTGGGAAAACAGCTATTGCTGAAGGTTTAGCACACAGAATTATTGATGGTGATATTCCTGAAAATTTAAAAGACAAACAAATTTTCGCTTTAGATATGGGCGCTTTAATTGCAGGTGCTAAATATAAAGGTGAATTTGAAGAGCGTTTAAAAGCCGTCATAAAAGAAGTAACAACCAGCGAAGGTGATATTGTACTGTTTATAGACGAAATACACACACTTGTTGGCGCTGGTGGCGGTCAAGGTGCCATGGATGCCGCAAACATTTTAAAACCCGCTTTAGCAAGAGGTGAATTGCGCGCTATTGGTGCAACGACTTTAGATGAGTATCAAAAATATTTTGAGAAAGACAAAGCACTAGAACGCCGTTTTCAAAAAGTCATGGTTGATGAACCAGATACCGAAAGTGCCATTTCTATACTTCGTGGTATTAAAGAAAAATATGAAACCCACCATAAAGTTCGTATTAAAGATGAGGCTATTATTGGTGCGGTAGAATTATCACAACGCTACATTACCAACAGGTTTTTACCAGATAAAGCCATTGACTTAATGGATGAAGCTGCTGCTAAATTACGCATGGAAATCAATTCTAAACCCGAAGAATTGGATGTTTTAGATAGAAAGGTAATGCAGTTAGAAATTGAAATCGAAGCTATTAAACGCGAAAAGGACGAAAGCAAACTTAAAGTACTACGCTCTGATTTAGCAAACATTAAGGAACAACGCAATGAATTAAATGCGAAGTGGAAAAGTGAAAAAGAGGTGGTTGAAAACATTCAAAACACCAAACAAAACATTGAAAACTTCAAATTAGAAGCAGAACGTGCTGAACGTGATGGCGATTACGGTAAAGTAGCCGAATTGCGTTATGGCAAAATAAAAGAAGCTCAAGAGCAATTAGAAATATTTCAAACGGAATTAGAAGCAAAATCTGAAAACTCTCTAATAAAAGAAGAAGTTACTTATGATGATATTGCCGAAGTAGTTGCCAAGTGGACTGGTATTCCTGTTACAAAAATGCTACAAAGCGAACGTGAAAAGTTATTAAAACTGGAAGACGAATTACACAAACGTGTGGTGGGTCAAGAAGAAGCTATTGAAGCAGTGAGTGATGCGGTTCGCAGAAGTCGAGCAGGGTTACAAAACCCTAAAAAACCTATAGGTACTTTCTTGTTTTTAGGAACTACAGGAGTAGGTAAAACCGAATTAGCCAAAGCATTAGCGGAATATTTGTTTGATGATGAAAGCGCCATGACTCGTATAGATATGAGCGAATACCAAGAACGTCATGCCGTAAGCAGATTGGTTGGAGCACCTCCAGGGTATGTTGGTTATGATGAAGGCGGACAATTAACAGAAGCGGTAAGACGTAAACCATATTCTGTGGTACTGTTGGATGAAATTGAAAAAGCACATCCAGACACTTTCAATATTCTTTTGCAAGTTTTAGATGAAGGTCATTTAACCGATAACAAAGGACGTATAGCCGATTTTAAAAACACCATTATCATCATGACCTCCAATATAGGAAGCCAGATTATACAAGAACGTTTTGAGGCTACTAAAGATATTGATTCTGCTATTGAAGCTGCTAAAGTAGACGTGTTAGCTCTTTTAAAACAAAGTGTGCGTCCGGAATTCTTAAACAGAATTGATGACACTATCATGTTTACACCTTTAAGCAAAGACAATATAACTGCCATTGTTAAATTACAACTTAAAGGCATCACAAAAATGATTGGACAACAAGGCATTACGTTTGATGCCACTCAAGAAGCGATAACTTATTTAGCCGATAAGGGATACAATCCGGAATATGGTGCGCGTCCTGTAAAACGTGTGATTCAAAAAGACGTATTAAATGCCTTGAGTAAAGAAATTTTAGCAGGCAAAGTAACAACTGATAGCATTATACTATTAGATGCTTTTGATGATAAATTAGTTTTTAGAAATCAAGATGAATTAATAAAAAACTGA
- the deoC gene encoding deoxyribose-phosphate aldolase: MDISAYIDYSLLKATSSERDVINLCHEAKLNNFYAVCINTAYVALAKQLLENTPVKIASVVGFPLGATSTPAKVYDANKAVEDGADEIEMVMNLGFLKSKNFVSVLKDIIDVKMAINNTPLKVIIEISELNKNEIIKACNICLDAHVDIIKTSTGFSKNGATLTATKIIKKTVKDQAKIMVSGGIEDFDTAVKYLEAGADRIGTSTNIKSPNAPLQVRNAKIYKKYLENNQKETVEIKQTIY; encoded by the coding sequence ATGGACATATCCGCATATATTGATTATTCATTATTAAAAGCCACATCTTCAGAACGAGATGTTATAAACCTGTGTCACGAAGCTAAACTAAATAATTTTTATGCGGTTTGTATCAACACGGCGTATGTAGCTTTAGCAAAGCAACTTTTAGAAAACACTCCTGTAAAAATAGCATCTGTAGTAGGTTTTCCTTTAGGGGCCACCTCTACACCTGCAAAGGTTTATGATGCTAATAAGGCTGTTGAAGATGGTGCTGATGAAATTGAAATGGTTATGAATTTAGGTTTTCTTAAAAGCAAAAATTTCGTGTCTGTTTTAAAAGATATTATCGATGTAAAAATGGCAATAAATAATACACCTTTAAAAGTGATTATTGAAATTTCTGAATTAAATAAAAATGAAATTATCAAAGCATGTAATATTTGCTTAGATGCGCATGTAGATATTATTAAAACTTCTACTGGATTTTCGAAAAATGGAGCCACATTAACAGCTACCAAAATTATTAAGAAAACCGTAAAAGACCAAGCTAAAATAATGGTTTCTGGAGGTATAGAAGACTTTGATACCGCAGTTAAATACCTAGAAGCAGGAGCCGACAGAATAGGTACTTCAACCAATATAAAATCTCCAAATGCCCCTCTTCAAGTTAGAAATGCAAAAATCTATAAAAAATATCTAGAAAATAACCAAAAAGAAACGGTAGAAATAAAACAAACTATTTATTAG
- a CDS encoding biotin-dependent carboxyltransferase family protein, whose translation MVKVLAPGLYSSIQDLGRIGFQKYGVPYSGAMDVYSAALANHILGNNENDAVIEMTMTGAKLQFNSQTCVCISGAAMSPRINNNTIKHNKNIKINVGDVLSFGKLSKGFRCYLAVSGGFKTEEVMGSRSMYLGVTDQFKLYKNDTLLINENNSYTGIKNASVKVNNRYFTTKEIDVFKGPEFEFLSENEQAFLFKKEFTISKDNNRMAYQLSEPLENSLKPIITSAVLPGTVQLTPSGKLIILMRDCQTTGGYPRVLQLKESAINILAQKFTGGLINFKL comes from the coding sequence ATGGTTAAAGTATTAGCTCCAGGTTTGTATTCAAGTATTCAGGATTTGGGACGCATTGGTTTTCAGAAGTATGGTGTCCCGTATTCGGGTGCAATGGATGTGTATTCGGCAGCTTTAGCAAACCATATTTTAGGAAATAATGAAAATGATGCGGTTATTGAAATGACTATGACGGGGGCTAAACTTCAATTTAACAGCCAAACCTGTGTGTGTATTTCGGGTGCTGCTATGTCCCCTAGAATAAATAACAATACTATAAAACATAATAAAAATATAAAAATAAACGTAGGTGATGTGCTGTCTTTTGGGAAATTAAGCAAAGGCTTTAGGTGTTATTTGGCTGTTTCTGGTGGTTTTAAAACTGAAGAAGTCATGGGGAGTCGAAGTATGTATCTAGGTGTTACCGATCAGTTTAAACTTTATAAAAACGATACCTTATTAATAAACGAAAATAATTCATATACAGGTATTAAGAATGCTTCAGTGAAAGTAAATAACAGATATTTTACAACTAAAGAAATAGATGTTTTTAAAGGTCCTGAATTTGAGTTTTTGTCTGAAAATGAGCAGGCGTTTTTATTTAAAAAAGAGTTTACTATTTCGAAAGACAACAACCGTATGGCCTATCAACTATCTGAACCTTTAGAAAATAGTTTAAAACCTATTATTACATCGGCTGTACTTCCTGGTACGGTTCAATTAACACCGTCGGGTAAATTGATTATTTTAATGCGAGATTGTCAAACTACAGGTGGTTACCCGAGAGTGTTACAACTTAAAGAATCGGCTATCAATATTTTGGCTCAAAAGTTTACAGGTGGCTTGATAAATTTCAAATTATAG
- the pxpB gene encoding 5-oxoprolinase subunit PxpB, giving the protein MAFNLVYKRFGACSILVEWPAVIEEEILKDIMIFKTAIEKNNIKTIVELKHAYNSLLISYSSFLESFKNESDRLKNLYKSLNFKNDTVSVLWRIPVCYDAVFGIDLETISVEKKLSKDMIIKRHSESIYTVYFIGFLPGFLYLGGLDESLYMARKTTPRLQIEKGAVAIGGNQTGVYPMSSPGGWHVIGNSPIAFFNPKLKSPCFAKAEDRIVFEPISLKEYHNIKVLVEAGVFQLKSEVFHG; this is encoded by the coding sequence ATGGCTTTCAATCTTGTATATAAACGTTTTGGTGCGTGTTCTATTTTAGTAGAATGGCCAGCGGTTATTGAAGAAGAAATTTTAAAAGATATAATGATATTTAAAACAGCTATAGAAAAAAATAACATTAAAACTATTGTTGAATTAAAGCACGCATATAACTCGTTATTAATTAGTTATAGTTCGTTTTTAGAAAGTTTTAAAAATGAGTCTGATAGGCTTAAAAACTTATACAAATCATTAAATTTTAAGAATGACACTGTGTCAGTATTATGGAGAATTCCTGTATGTTATGATGCTGTTTTTGGAATTGATTTAGAAACTATTTCTGTGGAAAAAAAGCTTTCAAAAGACATGATTATTAAGCGTCATTCTGAATCTATATACACGGTTTACTTTATTGGCTTTTTGCCAGGCTTTTTATACTTGGGAGGTTTAGATGAATCCCTTTATATGGCTCGAAAAACAACACCACGTTTACAAATAGAAAAAGGTGCGGTGGCTATTGGTGGTAATCAAACAGGTGTGTACCCTATGTCTAGTCCCGGAGGTTGGCATGTTATTGGTAATTCACCTATTGCATTTTTCAATCCTAAATTAAAATCCCCTTGTTTTGCGAAAGCAGAAGACCGTATTGTTTTTGAACCCATTTCTTTAAAAGAATACCATAACATTAAGGTTTTGGTAGAAGCGGGAGTATTTCAATTAAAAAGCGAGGTGTTTCATGGTTAA